The Spinacia oleracea cultivar Varoflay chromosome 2, BTI_SOV_V1, whole genome shotgun sequence DNA segment ttcatAGATTTTATGCAATTCGTAAATGATTCAATGTAGTTGACTATCTTGTGGTATATCTTGTAAATGGCTTCGGTAATACcgcaattttcttttgatataTCTGTATTTTTACAGTCATTTGAATTGGGTTTATAATAAATATTTCATTTTGTAGTTGCAAATAAAgttattatgcacatttaatatTACATTAGTTATCTTCATATAATacattaaaattttattaaagaatTATTTTTCCAAATTTATTGAATTGACGTAAGCGAATTTTTCGTGTGTGTATATGATCTCATGTATTTGACTATTTTTGTGGTGTATCTCATAAATGATTTCGGTataatcctatattttttttgttatatcaAATAATCTCTCCTTAATTTTATAATTCATCGTGCAGTGTAGCTAATATCAAATGAAACAGTCTTATACTTGTAAATTACCAATCTTGAATTCAAAAGACTACTTATAAATTAACAATCTTGAGTTCAAAAGACTAACCCATTTTTCATGTATTAGGTCGTTATGAAAATCTTGACATACACATGAAGAGTACAAATCTAATTTTAGTATTAGAAATCAAGTGCTAACATCTTGCTCATCCTAGTGTCCCATAAACCAAACTATGCAACCTGATTTAACTAAATCACTAAAGGTTACTACCTTCATAAGTTTCAGCAAAAACTTTTGACCATCTTATTTGAAATCATCAAGGTCAATTATAATCCGTTGATCAGGGATAACACGTTTATATCACAGATTCTGagcacaaataaaataaacaataattaCAACCTCAATAAACATATGTTAAGGTTTGAGAATATAGTAAACGACTCAAAGCGTAATCacatatatttataatatacaATCATAAACTTAGTTGAACTATGTGAATGACTCTTAAACATACCACAATATTAATGTGATTATGGCACTTTACATTAATATCCTAACATTATATTTTAATGTTCGTTGatcataatattttattaaatattctCATAAATTATGAGTTCCACGCGTGATTGTCCAATTAGTCCTTCACACGGTCATACCGATTAGTCTTTGCACGTCCAATTAGTCCTTGAGGTTTATGGAGATAAATAATAGATTCTTCATTTACTATTTAAAGACAATTGTAACTTCTAAAATCCTATTTCGTGATTATTTCAGCTTGTGTTTCGTGCTCCTCAATTTAACATCAATTAATATATAATCCATTCAATTATATGTTCACACCCCCAAGACTTTTAACACATGtgagaaataaaacaaaggcaCATATACCTCTTACGTTCAAGGTAAACACTCTGAAAGAAAATTATTAACACcatttatttaagaaaaaattgTCTTTATTTTAATGATCTAGACATATGTTTAAAAAAGCTTAAGACACCAAATCATCAAGTGTTCCAACCATACTTGAACTTCACAATGCTACAAAGTCTATAGGTTCTAACAAGGCGCCAGGTAGTGATGGTTTTGCCATTTTCTTTCACCAATTTGTGGGATCTAATTCAGAATGATTGTTTGTCCATGATCAATAACATCTTAAACTATCTCAAAGCTAGTGCCAAATTCCATGAACAAAACAATTATTTGCCTTATTCCCATGTTTGAAAACCCAGGGAAGATCACCAACTTCAGACTCATCAGTCTTGTCAACACCTCTTACAAGATCCTTTCAAATATTTTAGTTGCCAGAATCATACCTCACCTAAGATACTTAATCTCCCCAAACCAAAATAGTTTTATTCCAGAGTGGGGAACTAATGTAAATTTCATAATAGCTTATGAGATTCTCCATTATTTTCAATAGATTTGAAATTGACCGTATTGTATGAACTCAACCCAAACCACGAACCGAGTTCTCACATATATATATGACATATACTCGAATGAACCGGACCCGACCCGAACTTCACCTCATATGAATCTGACCTGACTCAAATGGATCTGACCCCGTAACTAACAAATCGACCTATTTGCAATCTTTAATACAAGTTATACAAGTACCATTTGTCAATCAAATAAATATTGAAAAAGTAAgcattaaataattaatactccctccgtcccttacactttccttttttcgtccatcccagattagttgttacacttctaagtTAGGAATGAcctcacaattattatattgtctctctcttcccactaattttttttgtccccgcaccctctctcattcaattaaaaaaataccccccactaacttctatcacatctactttttcaataaaataacaattgataaccaaacaactacTTATCACCTATGTGACCTGATATTTACtgtaacttttttaaaaaaaaactcaggGATAACTACCAGCTTCATTACCATCTATCTTGTTGCCAACCATTGATACAATTTCTTGGTCAAAAACATTGTCGACTAGCCTAGCTGATACCACGACTACAATGTATATCCTTCAAGTTCACACTATTTACCTGTATACAAATCACTTAAGAGATAAAATCAATTCACTAAGTTTCAAAGACTTAACACGAAGAAAGCACATATTGCTTGAATAAATGCTctgaaacttattggaactaaTTAGAAATTATGTCTAAATAATAAGGTGTAGGATTGGTTATAATCATCTAattaaatgaatgttttgaAACTTAATGGAACTGATTagaatttagtttaattttatAGATCGAGTAAAGACTTTTAATAGAACTTCGAAGAACTAAAGTTCTAATACTTTTTAGGTGTAAAGAACAAACCCTTAAGATACAAAACTGGTTTGAACAACGAATTTAGTCTTAAGTTAGAAGTTGAACTCAAATTGATAGTATATGGAAACAAAAAGAACTCATTCATGTTTGTATTCTAACAATATGCAGGTCGATTACCATATTTCCAAATAAGTGATGACCAAAGATCCCGCTTAGAATGGTATCTAGGCATGTCTGACAAGCAGTTTCTAAGCTCAACTGATAAGGACAATCAGAAAAATGTTCTTAAGGATATGTTGACATGAAGTTTATTAACACAAAAATACAATCAATTGAAGTTCAAATGATCTAAATAAATCACTCTACCCCAAATcataaatcaaaatttcaaaccCTAAAATTCACAAttctaatacttcctccattcttatttacatgacacaattgtactttcgacactattcacacatgtTCCTTTGACTTACTTTTGTGAtctatacataagaaaaaacatagtcgtgtgggatcttattagattcgtttcaataaatatttttttaatatcaactttttataatattttcttatccataataaaagatattaacgtttgaaatcgtgcattggcaaacgtgcctaaataattgtgtcatttaaaaaagaatagaggaagtattacgttatgaagttaTGAATTGCAATTAAATTTACAGCAGAAAACTCAACTCAAACTAATTTTACAAAATCACTCAAACCAATTATACAAAATAGATGAAATGTTGTCCTTTTCAATTTAGGAAGAAAATGAGCTAGATGAAATGTTTGTCCTTTTAAATCTAGGTCCCAAATGTAAGCAAGGCGATCAGATTACACTCTACCCTGATGAGTGATCTCTTCTCAAAAGAGGACAAGAGAGTATATGTGGAGAAAAGTAGAAGTCTTGGAAGATCCAATAACACCAATGTTAGAACCTGTCAGAGACATAATTAATATCAATGCTACTTCAACACAAGTTCTTTCATAAGACAGATTAAAATGCAATGTGTCAAAACTCTCATATATGATGAGCTAAAAGGTTGTACTATCAAAAGAGACGACCTCTTAGCCAGTGACAAATCGAGAAGAATTATGCATTCATGAAAAGCGAGTCATGGATTCATGGGCCATCGCGAGATAAACAAAAGTTGGTGATGCAAAAGACATGCTTGCAACTTTTTACAGTTTGCATCCAAAGCATAAACTTTCAAACGAAATAATAACATAAGAAACTAGTTAAAATCTCCATCCCCTTGAGCCCTAAAAAATCATAGGAAACTAAGAGCCATCTATTGCAGTAATTCATACAAGGAAGAATGTAATACCCTCATGATTGCTTAATGGAATTTAATATACTACTCATAATAACAAGATGCATCTTTCTTTTAGAGAGCTCATTTCCTAAGAGCTTGGTTGGGAGAAATCTTAGGATGGGTTACCTCTTGGGAAGTTTTCTAGGGTGCGCATGAGTGAGGACAAAATGCGTCGGAAGGACTTGTGTTGGTTTTAGAGGACAGTTGTTGACCCTTGATGCGCATTGGTGATTAACCCGACTCCGTCAAAGGTCGGGGGTGTTACAGTGGTAGTGGCCATCCAAAGACTGAATTGTGATAATAAGTAAAGATGATTCATTTTTTTCCCCATATACGTCCATGAATATTTATATATTGTCATATTGATTGATTTAGAATCCTGTTCTTGGTGTGGTGTAGCATTGCTACAGATGCATACGAATACAACTGTTGTGAACTATGTCACAAGTGGCTCTTAGATTATGCGACCAACATCTACGAGAAGTTTGATATTCAGGGGATATGCGGCGAGGATTGGTGGTTGTGTCCTGTATTTCTTggtcaaaaggtcttgcgcgcactaggtgcacaataaatttattgtacaccaaaataacttttacccattttttttgtaactttaacatagtttggattaacttttatattcatAAGAAAAcacgttgatagataaacattttaaatagttaaatgattaattttatacattattaatgattttgaagaaataagttttattaaaatgaaaaaacttatcactaaaaaatggataacttttacatatataagcttaacttttaaacattttgagttaacttttactgtggtgtacaatatttattgtacaacccttgtaaacAAGAATTTGTGTTTCCTGGTTAGTATCTAAACTTTACATAATAGTTTAAATATTCCCTTTTTGTTATAAATAGTATATATGATGCATTTCTTACTTTGTTGTGTACAGATTTTGTACATGCAATATTTATCTATTATTTactttttactatttattatttctattacttattatttaccACTTATACTATTCATTCAGTTTCATTCAAATCAATTCAACTCCATTAAGTTTAGTATAGCCAAACAAAACTCAGAAAAACATCTCGTCGGCGACTTCCTTTCCTCCACACTTCTTCTGCGCTAGGTTTACGTTGAGTGGTGATGAAAATGGTTGTGTGCTAGGTTTACGTTGTGATGATGATTGGTGTGTGTCTGAGCCgatgaagaaggaagatgaTAATGGTGAGGATGTTGCTACCAGGTTTGCTCCAATAATAGTGTCTCTGAGCCAGTGCTGAGAATGGTGGTGGGGTTTGGGAGAAGGGGATCACTGTTGTGGGGTGGGGTTTGAGAGATGGGTATGGGTTttttaaatcatcatttcacTTTATAAGGCTCTGTTTTGTTTGagttattttgacttatttcagacaaaataagttcggataagttcagataagatcaactaagttcaaataagtccagttaagttttttttttataatataagttcagaaaaataagtttatttaagtcaaaataagtattttatttaagacaaaataaattcaaataagtcaaggtaatttcaaataatatataccaaatcaaaaggtcttgcgcgcacaaggtgtacaataacctttacccattttttttataactttaacctagttttgattaacttttatattagtaaaaaaaagttgatagaaatgattaaatgattaattttatacattattagtgattttgaacaaatatacttttactaaaatgaaaattttatcactaaaaaatagataacttttaacctatataagcttaacttttaaacattttgagttaacttttatttcgatatataatatttattgtacaccctttgtaaataagaatttgtgataccaaataagtcaaataagtcaaatagaacGGAGATGGCTTTTTAAGCAAAAGCGGGCATCGAATAACAACCCCTTTGCAAATTCCAGATCTCCAAAGGTAAACCGGGTACACCAGGGGTTTGCTTCTACGGTTCTACCTTGTTCTCCCTCGTTGCGAATTTCAGAATTCAGAATTCAGAATAACCATGGCGGAACccaatttcattcaatttttcgtCAAACTTTTCGACAACAAAACCGTAACTCTCCAATTCCCGATTCACCAAAACCTAACATCTCAATCAATCAAGAACCAGATTGAAACCCTAACTAAAATCCCCACTGAAGCTCAAAACCTAACCCTAAATGGAAAATTCCTCTCAAATTCAGTTCCAATTCCACCCAAATCTCTTTCTCTATCCACAATCTAccttaatttctctctcctcggtGGAAAAGGAGGATTCGGATCCCTCCTTCGAGGGGCGGCGACGAAGGCGGGGCAGAAGAAGACGAATAATTTTGACGCGTGTAGAGATATGAGTGGACGGAGGTTGAGGCATGTGAATGCAGAGAAGAGGTTGGAGGAGTGGAAAGCAGAGGAAGGAGAGAGGAAATTGGAGAAAATGGCGGATGATTACTTGAAGAAGATGGAGAAGAAAGGGAAAGGAGGGAAGAAAGATCACGGGGCAGATAAGTATGTGGAAAAGTATCGAGAAGATTCTAAAAGATGTGTGGAAGAAGTTGAGAGGTCAGTGAGAGAATCCATGGGAGAGATGTTGGGTGctgggaaaaagaaaaggaagttgCCTGTCAAGGATGCTGATGCTAAAAGGGTAAAAATTTGGTGAGTGTTCTTGAGTTTAGTTTCCTCTATTTGAATTTGATCGGTTGGTAATTGATGGCATGTTTAGTgggttttcatttgtttttttgccTTTTCAGCTTGGGTGATTGAATTTTGATATATATTGTTTGTCTTGCTGATTTGGTTGATGGGTGTTAGTTAATTCTTGCTTAGCATTCTGCTCTTTTGTTGTGATTTGAAGGTTTGAATGTAGTTGttatgtactccgtatttatgGATTGGTTAAGTGAGTTCTGgagaaaaatattgtttatCTTGCTGATATTGTTTAATGGTTGTAGTTAATTCTTGCTTAGCTTTCTGCTCTCTTGTTGTGGTTTAAAAGTTTGAATAGTTGTTATGTATGTATGGATTGGTGGATGAATGATCAAATGCTGATTCATTTGTGTTGGAATGTATTTGTACGGCGAATTTAACGGTGATCATTGAggattgtttgttgttttgtgattgaattaCTGAATCTAGTGAATGGCTTTTTGATTTTTGTAGCTCTGTATTGTTATTTGATGTAGAACTAAACTATGTTAGCATCCTCTTCTCAAGGAAACTATAATGGGATTTCTGGAAATAAAGTAGTGCATGGGGAGAAGTGAACCATCTTGAGATGTAGAAACCAGTATTTAGTTTTTTGGATGGCTGTCTTGAGTTTCTTTCTAGGTTAGCTTGGGAGTGCTTTACATGGTTCTGAATGGTAAGTGTGGAAGAGATTCACACAGCATCTGAGATATGGGAAACTGCAGTTTGTCATTGTTTTGTTGATAACTATTGTTGCTCTTTGTCTCAAGTTGGCGCATATGCGATGAATTGTTTGACTTCTTTCCTCTTTTGTCTCCTTCTCATTGTAGGATATGTgacttctttttatttttaattctagACTAATTTCTTCTTCTTGCTGAGTTACTCATCTTTCTTTCCTCTTTAGGATGGGGAAGAGAAAAGTGGGTGAAAGTGACAGTGAGGATTCAGAAGGTGATGATAGTGATGCAGAAAAGGAGAAATCAGTTGTCACAGAAAACGGAAACCAGTCAGATTCAAGCAAGGATGCTAGCTCTGCCTCAGTTTCAATTCTTCCATCAGATGGGCGTAATCATAGTGGTTCTTCTGAGAGTGGTTCGGAAGAAGAGAAGGATATGGTTACTGAAGGTACTTCTGGAGTAGCTGCTAAACCAAGTGGATGCAATGAAAAGATCTCTGCTTCAGCAGAAGTGGTTTCTATTTCTGATCAGATTGTGGTAGAACAAGGTCCTAGCGAACATCATTCCGAAGCCACAATTGTTGCCAAGCAGCTGCTGACTACCACTAATTTGGTTGAGCCAGATGGTCCTCAGTCAACAACCACTGTTCCTGAACTTGATGGAGTACCGGAGTGCAAAGCGGTTTCTCCTGATGAGGGTAATATTGGGAGCTCAAATGCACCTGAGGTTCTGCTGCAGCCTCTGAACTTGGCTGATTTTAACTCAGCTAACGAACTGGAGGTTGGTTTCTGTTTCTGATATTTCTTGCTAAATGTCATATGTCTCACATGTTATTTTAACTTGTTAGTTTTTCTCAACTTCTTTTTATacaattatatacgtagtatttACATTTTACAAATTAgtaaataacataaaaacatagCTTTTTTTCCCCGTAAAAGTTCTAATTTCCTTGCAAAACTATTTTGTAAGCGGTCATTAAAATTTTCATGTAAGGTTTTGTTCACACCTTGAGTATATTGTTTTTTCAAATTGAGTTACTTACTACAATTACTTGCCATCCGTCCAATAATTTTAGAATGTTTATGAAAGTTGTTGGCCTACATCTAGGCATACAAAATTTTTAGTTATAACAGGTTATTTTGTAGGTTTGTATTGAATGAAATGTAGTGTATTATGACTACTTATGTATACTATTTCCAAATATACATTCAGACTTCCCCTTGGAGGAGATTAccttttcccttattttttttaaaaaaggttTAAAATCTTAAATATACTTGGGTAGTGCTAGTTAGGATACAAGCAGTACTAATGCATGTTTAATTGATATTGCAGGTTTTTGGAATGGAAAAGTTGAAATCCGAGCTACAAACACATGGATTAAAATGTGGAGGCACTCTGCAAGAGCGTGCTGCTAGGCTTTTTCTCCTGAAAACCACCCCTGTAGAGAAGCTTCCTAAGAAACTACTTGCTAAGAAATGAGATTTGTGCTGTTTTGAGTGAATGAAGCTCTCACCGCCTTTTTTGATCTGCAAGACTAGAACTTTGTTTCAGCTGTAATATAGTGAGACACTTCCGCATGTGTTTAGTTGTTTACAAGTTTGGATATCGAATATTGAGCATTTAAAGGCTCTACTTACATCTCTGTAATTTCGTCTTGGTGTAGTAACTGTATATGATGTGCACCCTTGGTTCAATTCGTTAATCCTCAGACTTCTATACTTAAATTGTTTATTATGGCCTTATGGTTATGGAtaataacttttaagcatccaACACCATTTCTTCTTTCCTGATTTCTTGACTGATCTTATTGTAAGTTTTAATGATACTGTATTGACTCTCTTGTGATTTGTTTGAATGAACTGGTGAAGATGCTTCAGGTACTTAAATGTGTTGCACTTGTATGAAGCATcacaaaaaaagtaaaataaaaatagaactaaTCTAATCTGAATCTATGTTGTATGATCCTTTTTACAGAATATTTAGACTTGAGCATGATGAGCAGGAGAAGTGCGGCAAAGAGGACAAGAACCATTCATCTTGAGCCACTCATCAATGCAATCAGCATGGAAGCAATGCTTACATTCAGGTATGCATCTAAGTGTTTCCTTAGCACTAAAATCTGACAAGCATATAGGacatgacccatcattgacacCTGGAACTCGGCGGCTTTCTCCGAGCACCACCTTAGCGTAGGTGTCAATGGTGGCTTGATCAAGCCCCATTGTGGTATCTAGGGGTTGTGCTGTCCCTGCAATTAGTTGTAATGCTCTGTTTTCCTGAGTGCCTGCATGCCTATCTCGCCTATCCACTATACATAAGAATACCCCTACTCCCACTGCACATGCAATGGCTGGGAATGCGATCGAGAAGGCAATTATTCTGAATACTTTGAGGCCTTTACTGTTGTGTTCTTGCTGAGGATTACCTGTAAAGGAGGTTGTTAGTTTCCTAGGTACCATAATCAGCTATGTAGAATTTTATTGCTGAGGATTACCTGTAAAGGAGGTTGTTAGTCGCCTAGGGATGCCCTCAATGCATATTGGAAACTTGACTTTTATGGTAAAATCTTGTCAATTTTATCCtagaaatgattttttttgaacTATAACACGATAAATATATTGACAAGTTTATCGTTAAATTTTCTacagttttttcatgaaatgccctcgaggttTCATGGAACTCGCCAAATACCCCTCGTGTTTTcaaaaaaacataatataactCGATAAGTATATTGACAAGTTTATGGTTAAATTTTCTAGTGGTGGCAGATGA contains these protein-coding regions:
- the LOC110786261 gene encoding uncharacterized protein: MAEPNFIQFFVKLFDNKTVTLQFPIHQNLTSQSIKNQIETLTKIPTEAQNLTLNGKFLSNSVPIPPKSLSLSTIYLNFSLLGGKGGFGSLLRGAATKAGQKKTNNFDACRDMSGRRLRHVNAEKRLEEWKAEEGERKLEKMADDYLKKMEKKGKGGKKDHGADKYVEKYREDSKRCVEEVERSVRESMGEMLGAGKKKRKLPVKDADAKRVKIWMGKRKVGESDSEDSEGDDSDAEKEKSVVTENGNQSDSSKDASSASVSILPSDGRNHSGSSESGSEEEKDMVTEGTSGVAAKPSGCNEKISASAEVVSISDQIVVEQGPSEHHSEATIVAKQLLTTTNLVEPDGPQSTTTVPELDGVPECKAVSPDEGNIGSSNAPEVLLQPLNLADFNSANELEVFGMEKLKSELQTHGLKCGGTLQERAARLFLLKTTPVEKLPKKLLAKK